The Hymenobacter sp. 5317J-9 genome has a window encoding:
- a CDS encoding M20/M25/M40 family metallo-hydrolase: protein MKLASLLLLAPFAALAQTKPASLLPPADPKIQKLVDEISAKNLEADIRKLVSFGTRHTLSDTQSPTRGIGAARNWVRDEFLKYSKAGGGRMTVEMDTFTVKPDGRRINKPVLMANVLATLPGTDPADTRVILVSGHIDSRVSDVMNATADAPGANDDGSGTVLVMELARVLAGQKFPCTLKFVAVQGEEQGLYGSGHLAERAKKEGWNLIAMLNNDIVGNSHGFDPEISDATQVRVFSEGVPANETPEQARIRRQLSSENDAPSRQLARYIQRTAQLYGRGHKVALEYRPDRFLRGGDHTPFNQQGFAAVRFTEMNEDFTHQHQDLRTEKGRAYGDTPEGVDYAYLRRNASINLATMAALALAPAAPAKVEVLTANLTNRTELRWQAPAAGPKPSGYVVLVRETSAPQWQQRFPVSDTTADLPISKDNFIFGVASVDAAGHESVAVLPVVGR from the coding sequence ATGAAACTCGCCTCGCTCCTCCTGCTCGCGCCCTTCGCGGCCCTGGCCCAAACCAAGCCCGCTTCGCTCCTGCCCCCGGCCGACCCCAAAATCCAAAAGCTGGTGGATGAAATCTCGGCCAAGAACCTGGAGGCCGACATTCGCAAGCTGGTTTCGTTCGGCACGCGGCACACGCTGAGCGACACGCAAAGCCCCACGCGTGGCATTGGCGCGGCCCGCAACTGGGTGCGCGACGAGTTCCTGAAATACAGCAAAGCCGGTGGCGGTCGCATGACCGTGGAGATGGACACTTTCACGGTGAAGCCCGACGGCCGCCGCATCAACAAACCCGTGCTGATGGCCAACGTGCTGGCCACCCTGCCCGGCACCGACCCCGCCGACACCCGCGTGATTCTGGTGAGCGGCCACATCGACTCGCGCGTGAGTGACGTGATGAACGCCACCGCCGACGCGCCCGGCGCCAACGACGACGGCTCGGGCACCGTGCTGGTGATGGAGCTGGCCCGCGTGCTGGCCGGCCAGAAATTCCCCTGCACCCTCAAATTCGTGGCCGTGCAGGGCGAAGAGCAGGGCCTCTACGGCTCCGGCCACCTGGCCGAGCGCGCCAAAAAGGAAGGCTGGAACCTGATTGCCATGCTCAACAACGACATCGTGGGCAACTCGCACGGCTTCGACCCCGAAATCAGCGACGCCACGCAGGTGCGGGTGTTCAGCGAAGGTGTGCCGGCCAACGAAACGCCCGAGCAGGCCCGCATCCGCCGCCAGCTCAGCTCCGAAAACGACGCGCCCAGCCGCCAGCTGGCCCGCTACATTCAGCGCACGGCCCAGCTCTACGGCCGCGGCCACAAAGTGGCCCTGGAGTACCGCCCCGACCGTTTCCTGCGCGGCGGCGACCACACGCCCTTCAACCAGCAGGGCTTTGCCGCCGTCCGCTTCACCGAGATGAACGAGGACTTCACCCACCAGCACCAGGACCTGCGCACCGAAAAGGGCCGCGCCTACGGCGACACCCCCGAGGGCGTGGACTACGCCTACCTGCGCCGCAACGCCAGCATCAACCTCGCCACCATGGCGGCGCTGGCGCTGGCCCCCGCCGCCCCGGCCAAGGTCGAAGTACTCACCGCCAACCTCACCAACCGCACCGAGCTGCGCTGGCAGGCGCCGGCGGCCGGCCCCAAGCCCAGCGGCTACGTGGTGCTGGTGCGCGAAACCAGCGCTCCGCAGTGGCAGCAGCGCTTCCCGGTGAGCGACACCACGGCCGACTTGCCCATCAGCAAGGACAATTTCATTTTCGGCGTGGCCTCGGTTGATGCCGCCGGGCACGAGAGCGTGGCCGTGCTGCCGGTGGTGGGGCGGTAA